Below is a genomic region from Actinomadura sp. NAK00032.
TCGCAAGATCCGGACCACCGACCCCGACAAGGGGACCACGACCTTCGCCTACGACGACCTGGATCGGCTGGTCTCCACCACCGACGCCCGTGGCAAGAAGATCTTTGTCGACTATGACGGGCTAAGCCGCAAGACCGCCACCCACGATGGGGCAGCCGACGGACCGCTCCTGGCCTCCTGGACCTACGACACCGCCCCCTTCGGTAAGGGCAAACTCGCCACCGCCACCAGACACACCAGCGACGGCGACTACACCAGCACCGTCCGCCACTACGACCAACTCGGTCGCGCCGATAAGACCGCCCTCACTATCCCCGCTTCACAAGGCGCGCTGGCTGGCCGGTACCAGTTCTCCACTCAGTACGGCCTGGACGAAACCGTTCTGGGGCAGGCACGCCCCGCTGCCGGTGGCCTTCCCGCCGAGAGCGTCACATACCAGTACGACGACATCCTCCGCCCCACGGGCATGACCGGCGGGACAAGCCCCACCGATCAGACGCCCTACGTCAACGACGCCCTTTACACCCCCACCAACAAGCCCAACCTGTTGGAATTCGGGCCCGACGGCAAACACACCTGGCAAACCTTCACCTACCAGTACGGCACCCAGCGCCCGGCCACCGCCCGCACCCTGCACGAAGGCGTCCAAGGCGACGACCGCTACGCCACTTACCACTACACCGACGCCGGCACCATCACCTCGATCACCGACGTCTCCCGCGACGGCGTCGACAACCAGTGCTTCCGCTACGACCACCTGCAACGCCTTACCCAGGCCTGGACGCAGAGCACCACTGACGCCTGCGCCACCGCACCCACCGCTTCGCTGATCGGTGGCCCGGCCCCGTACTGGCAGTCCTTCACCTACGACAAGGCCGGCAACCGCACCGCCGAAACCCGCCATGGCATCGGCGGCACCACCGACACGACTCGCACCTACACCTACGCCCCCGCTGGCCAAGGCAACCGCCTCAACCAGGTCACCCAGACCGGCCCCACCGGCCAACGCAGCGACACCTACACCTACGACGCCGTCGGCAACACCACCAAACGCGCCATCGACACCGGCCCCACCAATACCGGCCAGACCCTGGAATGGAACACCGAAGGCGAACTGACCAAGGTCACCGAAAACGGCAACGACCTCACCTTCGCCTACGACGCCGACGGCAACCGCCTGATCCGCAAGGACGCATCCGGCGCGACGTTGTACCTCCCGGACGGCACCGAACTCCGTGCACTCAACGGCGCCACCACCGCCACCGCAACCCGCTACTACACCTTCGCCGGCCAGACCATCGCAATGCGCACCACCGACGGCACCATCACCTACCTGGCCGCCGACCACCAAGGCACAGCCCAAATTGCCGTCAACAGCGCCACCCAGCAGACCACCGTCCGCCGCTTCACACCCTTCGGCTCCCTCCGCGGCATGGACGACGACGCCACCTGGCCAGGCGACAAGGGGTTCGTCGGCGGAACCCAGGACCCCACCGGTCTCACCCACCTCGGCGCCCGCGAATACGACCCCGATACAGGCCGCTTCATCTCCGTCGACCCCCTCATGGACCAGGCCGACCCCCAGCAGATGAACGGCTACACCTACGCCAACAACAGCCCCGTCACCAACGCCGACCCGGACGGCAAGATGTGCCGCAGAACCCGAGACGGCCTGGAATGCTTCAACGGCGATGGCGTGGACCGCCGCCCCAACAACAAGGGCGGCTACGATGTTTACAACCCCGGCGGCCGCAAAGTTGCTACAAGTGGCAACAGCTACGGTGGGAGGAGTTCGGCTACGCACCAAAGGCCAAAGCTCCCTACCTGTAACGGCTACCTCGCAGCGCAGTCAGGGTGCCACCAAGGCGGCCCGGTGCCCAACGGGCCGTACCGCAAGTTGCCGCCCCTGTCTAAGCCAGAAAAGGTTGCTGCAATTATATCCCTCGCTGTAATTGCAGCTGGAGTATGTGTCTTTGGTGGCTGCGAAGCGGCGGCGGGTGTGGCCACTGAGGTCTGCCTGGCAAGAATCGTGGCATGCCTAAAGCTCGCAGGGATCGGAGCCGCTGGCGCAAACGCAGTTACTGAGGCGAACGGTGGACAATCGGGAGGAACTCTACAGGGCACGGGGGGCCTCCGGAGGCTACTTGGGTTGGAATCTCCGAGACTCGGGGGCGGAGCCTGCAAGGGGTGTGGTATCAGTGTTGAGCGGGAGATGGAGCTAAGCCGGATGTTGAGCAACGCCGGCAAGCAAAAGGGGTTCTCCGGTATCGGTTCTGGTACGGCACACGAGTCGGCGCTGATGGGGGAGGCGTGGGTAGGTCCGGGGTACAGGCTAGCTCGGGATGGGAAAACGATGATAAGTAGTGACGGGTTGCGGCAATATCGGCCACCGTCGTTCAAGCCAAATAGGCCGGCCCGCTTCGGGGGACCCGGGCATCAGGCAAATTTCGAATGGCGAGTCCGGCCTGAAGGCCGTTGGCAGGGTGACGCACACCTCAACATTGTAGACATGCCATGAACGTCAAGGTGAGGGCTCTCATTAGTCCGGATGTAGACCTTGATTCATTCTGGCCTGAGGATGAGACGGATTTCTCCTTCCTTTTGCAGGCTCTTGTAGGCCCTTCGGACGGCATCGGTGAAGAATCTTTGCAGTTCATTGTCTGCACGCCCAAAAATGTCGCTCGCCGACTGGTTCGGGAGCAAGTGGTATTCGGTTATTCGTTGATACTTGTGGATAGTCCAAACATTCCGCCACTCCTGCGAACGGTAACTGCCGCTATCGAGCGAATAGAGGGGGCCACCTGGTCGGATATGGTCAGGAAGTTGGCCCGACTGGGGGTCTATGAATTTGATGACATATGATTGCAATAGGAGCCTTTTGTGGTGGCTGTTATGGAAGCGCTGATCGCAGCATTATTACGGGCGGAGTGGCGACCTCGAACGTCAAGTTCAGCCTGGTAGAGCCGCTCCAACTCGCGCAGAGGCCCATGCGCGTGCGGCGGTGAGGTCGTGGGTGCGGCCGGTCGGGTGCCAAGACGTCCACAGGATCGTCCCGTGGGCCTGGCGCTGACCTGCACGTTCACGGACTGCGTCCATCCTTGGCCCCGGCCCCCGTCCCTCTACGGATGACTTGCGGAGTGTTGCCCTTAACGACCTGCGGATAAGGGCAACACTCCGCCGGTCAACGCGTCACGACTTACAGGTTGAGCCTGCCGCTCTTGATCTGGCCGATCAGGTCGCGGAACGTCTCTGGAGTGATCATGTGCCCGGGGCCGGCCGCGTCCTTGCTGTTGCGGACCAGTACGACCTCGGGGTGCCCGCCACCTCAACGCACGCCTGGCCGCCACCGCTGGACTTGCTGCTCCTGCGCCAGATCGCAGAGACTTCGACACACTCTTCGTTATTGCCGAGCGAACGGCTGCTCTTGTGCCGCGTCATCCGCGATGCATCCATCTCGCCCCACTTAATACTCCAGCCGCTTTTAGTGATCGATGAGGCGTTGTTGTCGTTGGTAGTGGCAGCGGCGGGCGCGTGCTTGGTGGCGGCGTCGCCAGTGTGGCCAGTGGATTCGGTGTCGGGGTGGGTGCCTGGGCTGGTGGAGATGGGCGTGCAGGCGGCGGATCTCGTTGACGGTGAGCGGGACCAGATCGTCGGGTTCGTCCCGGCCCGCGTCATTGGAGTGTGATCGTCCCTGCTGATCGGGCCCCCTGTGTGGCGAGGTCGTCAGCCTCGCCATCGTCGGTGCCGCCGGGGTCTGGGTTGGCGGGGTCTGGGGGCGGGTCGGCGGCCAGGAATGCCAGGTGCGCGTGGGCGACCATGGCCGGGGTGATGTGCCGGTACCAGGCGGTGTGCTTGCGGACCTGGTAGTGGTCCAGGCCGACCTCGTTCTTGGACGCTTGGAAGCATTCCTCGACGCTCCAGCGGGAACCGGCCA
It encodes:
- a CDS encoding Imm8 family immunity protein — protein: MNVKVRALISPDVDLDSFWPEDETDFSFLLQALVGPSDGIGEESLQFIVCTPKNVARRLVREQVVFGYSLILVDSPNIPPLLRTVTAAIERIEGATWSDMVRKLARLGVYEFDDI
- a CDS encoding DUF397 domain-containing protein, whose amino-acid sequence is MDASRMTRHKSSRSLGNNEECVEVSAIWRRSSKSSGGGQACVEVAGTPRSYWSATARTRPAPGT